AAAAAGCGAACAGAATAAATTTGAATTTCATGAGTTGTTTTTGTTGTTCGTTCAAGGAATAAATTTAGTCTGCCCAACTAACGCCAAAACATAAGGCAATGTGAAATGAAACAGGATCAAACATTGTTTCTACTCCTCTGTTGTGAAGAAACTGTGGCTTAACATCTTTTTTATTTCCAAATGGAAGGATGGATAAGCCCAGGTAAAAATCATAATACCAGCCGTCGAATTCACTTCTTGATCCGAGATCGAATGATATGGGTACAAGAGTCAGATCCTGCTTGTAAACACCGTAAGAAATATCAAATGCATTATATACAGGAGATTGATCCAGCCAGATATTTTGTATGTCATATTCAATTTCAGATTTTACAAGACCTATACTTGTTGAAAAATATCCGCCATCTAAATTATCCTCAAAAAAATATTTTGAAGTATAAACGAATTCATGCCAGTTTGAAATATTTAAAATATCGAATGAAACATTATATCCAACACCATTTTCATATCCAACAAAACTGTATGAATTAACTAACGTACTATAATCCGGATCAATAGAATATCCTTTTCTATATGTCAGACCCAATGAGATCTTTTCTCCTACATTTTGTTCGTATCCAAAACCGTAATAGAAAGTACTTGTATAAGATTTCTGAAGGGTAGTGTACCCCAGTACATCCATTTTTATCGCCTGAGAATAAACCGGATTTTGTACGATGAGAAAATATATGCAGACGAATATGATCTTTAATTTCATGTGGGTAGAGTTAATAACGATTAGTGTCCGGATCAGAATTTGATATTCAATTTATCTAATACAACTTTAGATGGAATACAGAAGCCAATTCCTTCTATACCTTTTCCAGAAAGTTTCATCGTTGTTACACCAATCACTTCACCGTTTTCGTTGATCAACGGTCCGCCGCTATTACCTGAATTAATACTTACATCAGTCTGAATATAACTCATGTTGTTTATTTCTCTTATTCCTGAAACGATGCCACTTGTTATTGTCTGACCAAGACTTGTTTCCAATGGTGTGCCGATAGCGTATACTGGATCTCCGGTTTCAATGGCATCACTGTTACCCATGTAAAGTGGTTTAAGTTCTTCTGCATCTATTTTTAAAAGCAATAAGTCGTAGTCTTCATTACTTTTTACAACTGTTGCTTTTAATTTTACATTGGAATTTAATTTTACCTGAATATTGTTTTTCTGACCATCAGCGACGTGATAATTTGTCACAATATATCCGTCAGGTGAAATTATAAACCCACTTCCAAATCCATCTTTTGTCAGAACAGTTACAACACCTTCTTTAGTGGTCTTGAACATATCTTTCTTTGTCTCAAAATTAACTTTAGGAGAAGTAGAGATCTTTATCTCAGAACCTTTTGAATCTGACAAATAAATTTTTTCATTTTTATCGAGGAAGTCATAAAGGGTGTCAATGGCTAATAATTCAGATATGGATTCTGACATCAGGTCGTCAAGGATTGTAGTAGTTGTTCCTTTTGAACGACTCATGCTAACATTGGTAACAATAGATCCGATCTTATCTTTGCCATCCGTACCTCGGAAAAAATTCCATGTACATTTCATCGATTCTGTTCCTTCATATAATTTCAGATATTTACCTTTAACAGTAAAATCAATAGAGTTGATTACCGGTTTGACACGAACCTTAGCTTTGGTCATACCTGATTTAGCATTATTGTTCGATGATACTGTTACAGCATCAATATAACTTTTTTCCAGTTTTTCGATAATTGTATTTTCTATGTAATCAATATCGCCAATAGATCTTGAAGCTCCTTTGTCAGAAGGTTTTTTAGTCATTCCATTTACACGACCTTTTACCATCTCTTCATTCTCATATGAAGTCTTATCTATTGCAAGCAAAATCGGCCGGTCATATTCCTTTGGCGCTTTTTTAAGATCAACAACCTTATTCTTAGGTTCTATGTAAGTTATATTGTCAGAAGGAAGATCAACTATACACGGTATACATAACAATAATGCATCAAGAAAAAGTAAACCGTTTTTTGTTTTTCTGTAAATAGGCACTTGTTTACTTACATACCCTTCTTTTTTAATTGTAAGAAGTTTTACTTTCGATCCTACTTTTTTCATATCGAAAGGAGTTGTTCCAATCATATGATCATTTTCATCATATACTTCTGCAGGACCGGGCGTAGCATCCAGAGTATTAGTTCCTTTCTCAGGACTTAAAATAGTAGCACAACTCGAAATAATCATCGAAATTGATAATATAAGGCAATAAAATTGCGTTTTCTTAAGGGTCATGTGGGCTCAAATTTGCTGTCGACAAATATAATATTTATTGATTGGTATCAAAATCTTTATTTACTTGCGCGCAGTTATCCACATTCAAAAAATTATAATCTTAAATTTAATTATCACTGATTCGTCATAGAGATACTTTGATGATGAATCAAACATTAATAGCATTAAAGAAACCAAGTCATATGAAATTGAAATTATTTTTATTACTTCTTTTACTGAACGTAAATCTATTTGCTCAAAATGGATTAGGTAAATTTTCTGTTAAATGGGGACCGCAACTAAAAGGCACCAACAGCGGATCAATTTCCGATTTGATCGGAATGGACGATGATTTCTATTACTTCGGTGCCAGACTTAAAAATGATCTTACAATAGAAAAACTGGATAAAAATCTTGATAACCCTGTCAACTTTATTTTTGAAGAAAAGAACAGAGAAACGAAAGAAAGATTTAGTCTATTTGAAAGAGTCTATTTCGCAGATCGCTTATATGTTTTCAAAACTAATATTGATAAGGACACGAAAACAACTACACTATTGGCTGAGGAAGTCAATAAGAAAACGATGACGTCTGTAGGAAGCGATAAAAAAATTGCCGCAATTCAATATGAAAAAAGAAGGGAAAAAGGAGATTTCTCAATCTACACTTCTGCAAATGATAGTTACCTGATGGTTATTGAAGAAATTCCTGTTGAGAAAGATGAGAACGAAAAATTCAATGTGATCATGTTTGATAATGCTCTGAATATTACCTGGAAAAAAAATATTCAATTGCCATATCAGAATACACTGTTCAGAACAAATAGATTTATGGTAGATGATAACGGGAATTTTTATGTCTTAGGAATTTTGTATCGCGATAAGGATAGTTGGGTGAAAAAAGAAGTAAACTATACTCATCATATTATTGTATTCAATGATCAGGGAAATTCAACCATTGATTATGAAGTTAAACTCAAAGACAAATTTATAGCGGATATTACTTTCAGAATTAATAAGGATGGTGATATCACATGTGCAGGCTTCTATAGTAATCTGGGAAAAGGAGGTATTAATGGTGCCTTTTTCCTTACTCTTGATCCAATTTCAAAGCAAGTCAAAGCTTCTAATTTTAAGGAATTCGATATGGATTTCATGACCGAATACATGACCGAAAAGGAAGAAAAGAAAGCAAAAAAGAATGAAGAAAAAGGTAAGGAAATGGAACTCGGCTCATATCACTTAAGGTCATTGATAAAAAGATCAGACGGTGGTGCCATACTGGTTGCTGAACAGATCTATATTTATACGTACACTTACCCTTGCGGTAATAATATGACTTGTAGTGCCACGATCTATAATTATAACGATATAATCGTAGTTAATATTGATGCTGAAGGAAAAATCGAATGGTCGAAGAAAGTTCCAAAACGCCAGCGTTCAAAAAATGATGGCGGAAGTTATTCGTCATTTGCTTTAATGGTAACAGATGATTTCATTGGATTTATTTACAATGATAACAGAGATAATTTAGAAATTGAAACAACCAGAAACCTGAAGAATTTCAATTTGAGAGATAGAAATGGAATTGTCACCATTGCAAGAATTAATAATCAAGGGAAATTAACTCGTGAAACATTGTTTGACAATAAAGAAGTCGAAGTCGTTATTCAACCAAGAGTCTGTGAACAAGTAGACGACAATAATTTAATGATCTTCGGCCAGAAAAGAAAATACGATCAATTTGGAATTGTCTCATTCAATTGAATATTTTAAATATTCATTGGAAGGGGATAGTTTCTTAGAAAATTATCCCCTTTTTTATTTTTAAAAAAAAAGTCATTTGGTTTAAATAAAATTCAAAGTGAAAAAAATAAAAAATTTATATCGTGATGCATACAGCGGGTTGTCCAGACCTGCCTGGTTGTTGTCAATGGTTATGTTCGTGAACCGGGCCGGGACTATGGTTATGCCTTTCATGACTCTTTACTTGACGACTGCATTAGGTTACACTATTGGAAAAGCAGGGTGGGTGATGGCATGTTTTGGCTGCGGAGCAGTAGTTGGTGGCTGGTTAGGAGGAAAACTAACAGACAAATTTGGATTCTATTTTATCCAGCTGTTTGCTTTGTTAGGTGGTGGATTAATGTTCTTTGTGATAGGACAACTTACGGAGTTTTCGCAGATCTGTATTGCAAGTTTTATCCTTGCGTCTATTAATGAAGCATTTCGTCCGGCAAATTCTTCTGCTATTACTCATTATAGTACACTTGAAAACAGAACGCGATCTTTCGCATTGAATCGCCTTGCTATAAATGTTGGCTGGGCTTTCGGTGGTGCATTAGGTGGAATTATCGCTTCAACAAATTATCATTTGTTGTTCTGGATCGATGGCATTACTAATATTCTTGCGGCATTTTTTCTCTACTTCGCACTTGCGCCTTCTAAAATAAAATCGGTTCACAAAGCGGTAGAAAAGAAACCGGATGTGATCCGATCTCCTTACAGAGATAAAAATTATCTGATTTACATAATCTGTGTGTTCCTTTATGCATTTACTTTTTTTCAGTTGTTTACTACTCAACCGGTATATTTCAAAAGAGAATTGAATTTAGCTGAAACATCAATTGGAATTTTAATGGCTCTGAATGGATTGGTAATTACAGCATTTGAAATGATCATTGTACATTCTATTGACGGGAAAAGAAACACACTGCAATTGATATCTCTGGGTTCAGTGTTATTAGGATTTTCATACCTGATTTTCAATTTATTTCCCGGAGGATTTTTACTTGCGCTTATTTCTACATTGATTTGTGTTGGTGGTGAAATATTTTCTCTGCCTTTTATGAACTCTCATGCTATGAGCAGAACAAATGCGCATAACCGTGGACAATATGCCGGTCTGTTTACGATGGCATGGGCTGTTGCTCAAGTACTTGGTCCCGCAGCAGGTAGTCAGATCGCCTACAATTTTGGATTTCCTGTAATGTGGTGGATAATGGGTGGAATATTTATTGTAGCATCAATGGGCTTTAGTTATTTAAAGAAAAGAGAAAGTGCAGAACAATTGTCCTGAGAATTTCGTACAAACTCTCTTCGAATAAACTTAACATAGAATGAACAGGCCCAATTCACAAATTTATTCTGATTATACCGACGAAGATTTCCGGGTATGGAAAATATTGTTTGACCGGCAAATGGATATTTTGTCACAAACAGTTTCCCGGAATTATCTCGACGCATTGAAAATTGTCAATTTCAGAAACGATAAGATCCCGGATTTTAACGAGGTCAATTCAACTTTGAACGATCTGACAGGTTGGAATCTGCATGTAGTTCCTAATATCAGTCCGCAAAAAGAATTTTTCAAATACCTGTCTGAAAAAAAATTTACAGCTACCTGCTGGTTGCGATCATTTGAACAACTTGATTATATAGAAGAGCCGGATATGTTTCATGATGTATTTGCTCATGTTCCACTTTTAAGCAATACTGCATATTGCAATTTCTTCAAGGGTATCAGCGATATAGCCCTTGAACATATTGATGATCCGAAAGCAATCGAACTGCTTGGAAGAATTTATTGGTTCACTATTGAATTCGGATTGATCAGAGAGAATGATAAATTAAAGATCTATGGCGCCGGAATAATTTCTTCTAATGGAGAAACTAAACATTGTCTGAGTAATGAATGTGAAAAATTGAACTTTGATGTAAATAAAATCATGTCAACCGATTTCAGAACCGATATTCTCCAGGATAAATATTTTGTTATTGATTCGTTTGATCAGCTCTATAATGCACTGCCCGAAATAAGGAAATTAGTAATTAATAATTAACCTTACTCTTCAGAGCGGGAAAAAAACGAAACCACCGTATCCGTTTTCACACAGCCTACAAACCAACAAACATGATTTGTATCTGAATCCAGAATGGCTTTTCCGGAATTGGCCGAACTGTATTTCATTGTAGCCAAAGCCCTGAATGCATATACTCTTACAACTGCGCTCTTGTTTCTGAGTAATCCGAATAATTGCTGTTCGGTTGCCAGTTGTGTCATTCGCTCATACAATGCATAAGTACGGGTGTACTCAGCAGCAAAACCAACACCATTTTCGTCAACACATTCTGAAGTTTCCAGTTCTCTGACGATCTTATTCAGATTGTTCTGATTTTTAATATCCGGAAACCGACTCATGTCCCTTATCGTAACTGATCCAGATTTGGGAATTTCCTGCACTGCTGTCGTGTCTGAAACCGAAATACCTGATTCAGGTTTTCGTGAGGAGCAACTTGAAGAAAGCAGGATTACGAAAAGAACATAGATTATTTTGTACATAGTATAAAGGTAGAGTTCAAAAATTTATTCTGCAACTACTATCAGCAGAATAAAATTTTTACATTGCAGACTTATCAGAACGAATGCACCTGAATTTGAGTTTTTACTTAATTGAACAAACAAATAATGAAAAGTAAGTTACAATACATCTTTCCCGTCTTACTCTTGATTTGTGGTTTGTATTCAATGCCATTAAAAATTATAGAAACCAATCTTTCTAAAATGCCCGGAGATCTGGGTGATACCCGATTTAACAATTATATTCTTGAACATGGGCATAAGTATCTGACAGGGCAAATTGATTCGTTTTGGAATGCACCATTTTTATATCCATATAAAAACGTAACTGCATTATCAGATAATTTAATCGGAACACTTCCCATTTATAGCGTATTCAGATTTGGGACAGACCGGGAAACTTCATTTTTGTTATGGATTATCTCGCTCTTTGTACTTAATTATATTTTCTGTTTCATTGCATTGAAAAAATGGTCCGGAGAAAATATCTTATCCTCCGTAGGTGCTTATATTTTTGCCTTTTCAATTTATAATCTGGGTCAATTTGATCATGTTCAGGTATTGCCAAAATTTATTGCACCACTTGTAATTTTCTGGTGCTGGAAGTTTCTTTCTGAAGGAAAGTCAAAGTATTTTATTTTTATGTCACTTGGACTTATCTATCAGTTTTATTGCGGGATCTATCTTGCATTTTTACTGATCTACATTCTTATGTTTCTAAGCATTTCCTATTTTATTGTTTACAAAGATTTCAAAGTCTTTTCTGGGTTTAAAGAGAAGAAATATTTAGCAACGTTAGCAGTAACAATTATTGCATCAATCGTACTTTTGTTTCCATTGATTCAACCATATCTAGATGTTGCAAAAACAATGGGTATGCGCAAATTTGAATCAGCATTTTCGACCATTCCGCATCTCAGATCTTATTTTTTCGCAACTCCTTCATCCGCAGTATGGAATGTGTTATCTGATCATGGTATCGGTAAACTCGATGTTTGGTGGAATCACTATCTTTTTGTTGGGGCACTTCCTTGGATTGGAGTCTTAACAACAGTCTTTTTGTTGTTTTTTAAAAAGAACGATAAACTTAATAAGAAGCAGAATCTATTTTTCTTAACTACATTATTTCTTTGTGTAATTTTTTGTCTGAACATTAATGGATTCACTTTATATGAATACATTTTTAAAATTCCCGGATTTTCATCAATGCGATCTATTGACCGAATTATTAATCTGGAAGTATTTGTTTTCATTCTTGTATTTGTATTTTCATTTAAAAGTATAATTCAGGCATTTCCGAAAATGCAATTCTTACTTTACTTATTGCCGGTTTTAGTAGTTATAGAAAACCAGGTTGATGCTAATAAAGTAAAGAGATTTGATAAAGAAACATCTCAGTCTCGTATAGCCGATGTTAAGGCGAGAATCGAAAAACAGTATGATCCAAAATATTCTGCAATAGCCTACATGGCATTTCATACTTATGTCGGCCCGGAAGAAAGCGGTTATATGGGATATGTCGCAAGGGCACTTGATGTAATGATCGCTTGTCAGGAATTAAATATTAAATGTGTAAATTCTTATACCGGTTTCGATCCGGGTAATTATCTGAATTTTTTCTATGAGCCACGTGACAGAACACTCAAAGAATGGTGTGAATTCAATAAGACGGATTATTCTTTAGTTCAACATTTGAACGATTTTGGAAGGAAAGAAATTAGCCGGACGAAGATCAATCTAAAAGCATTTAATGGGAAATATATTTCCGCGATTGATAATGAAAATCCGGTGCTTGAAGCCAATAGAGATATTGCCCAAAGTTGGGAAACGTTTTTAATGATCAGATTTGAGAATGGA
This window of the Bacteroidota bacterium genome carries:
- a CDS encoding trypsin-like peptidase domain-containing protein codes for the protein MIISSCATILSPEKGTNTLDATPGPAEVYDENDHMIGTTPFDMKKVGSKVKLLTIKKEGYVSKQVPIYRKTKNGLLFLDALLLCIPCIVDLPSDNITYIEPKNKVVDLKKAPKEYDRPILLAIDKTSYENEEMVKGRVNGMTKKPSDKGASRSIGDIDYIENTIIEKLEKSYIDAVTVSSNNNAKSGMTKAKVRVKPVINSIDFTVKGKYLKLYEGTESMKCTWNFFRGTDGKDKIGSIVTNVSMSRSKGTTTTILDDLMSESISELLAIDTLYDFLDKNEKIYLSDSKGSEIKISTSPKVNFETKKDMFKTTKEGVVTVLTKDGFGSGFIISPDGYIVTNYHVADGQKNNIQVKLNSNVKLKATVVKSNEDYDLLLLKIDAEELKPLYMGNSDAIETGDPVYAIGTPLETSLGQTITSGIVSGIREINNMSYIQTDVSINSGNSGGPLINENGEVIGVTTMKLSGKGIEGIGFCIPSKVVLDKLNIKF
- a CDS encoding phenylalanine 4-monooxygenase; the protein is MNRPNSQIYSDYTDEDFRVWKILFDRQMDILSQTVSRNYLDALKIVNFRNDKIPDFNEVNSTLNDLTGWNLHVVPNISPQKEFFKYLSEKKFTATCWLRSFEQLDYIEEPDMFHDVFAHVPLLSNTAYCNFFKGISDIALEHIDDPKAIELLGRIYWFTIEFGLIRENDKLKIYGAGIISSNGETKHCLSNECEKLNFDVNKIMSTDFRTDILQDKYFVIDSFDQLYNALPEIRKLVINN
- a CDS encoding MFS transporter; protein product: MVMFVNRAGTMVMPFMTLYLTTALGYTIGKAGWVMACFGCGAVVGGWLGGKLTDKFGFYFIQLFALLGGGLMFFVIGQLTEFSQICIASFILASINEAFRPANSSAITHYSTLENRTRSFALNRLAINVGWAFGGALGGIIASTNYHLLFWIDGITNILAAFFLYFALAPSKIKSVHKAVEKKPDVIRSPYRDKNYLIYIICVFLYAFTFFQLFTTQPVYFKRELNLAETSIGILMALNGLVITAFEMIIVHSIDGKRNTLQLISLGSVLLGFSYLIFNLFPGGFLLALISTLICVGGEIFSLPFMNSHAMSRTNAHNRGQYAGLFTMAWAVAQVLGPAAGSQIAYNFGFPVMWWIMGGIFIVASMGFSYLKKRESAEQLS